TCAAATTAACGTAGCAATTTTTTAAAGTCATGCGCTTCCTATTTTGCCTTTCCCTGACCCTAAGTTTTGTCCACTTTGGTTCCGCACAATCTGCCAACGACAGCATCTCAAAAGAAGTGAAACCAACTCCCGCCCCAAAATGGTACGAGTCTGTTTCCATCAGAGGCTATACCCAGATCCGGTACAACCGCTTTCTGGAGACCAATCCTTCTTTGAATTGCGAGCAATGCGACCGCTCCTGGGGCAATAACGGAGGGGTCTTTATCCGGCGACTGCGGATGATCATCTACGGGCAGATTGGCAAAAGAGTGTATTACTATTTCCAACCCGATTTTGCGAGTTCGGCCAGCAGCACAGGATTGCATTTTGGTCAGGTGAGGGACATGTATTTTGATGTGGGAATCGATCCCAACAATGAATTTCGTTTTAGAATCGGGCAGAGCAAGGTGCCATTTGGATTTGAGAATTTGCAGTCCAGTCAAAACCGACTCCCGCTCGACCGCGCGGACGCCACCAACAGTGCAGTGGCCAATGAGCGGGATCACGGCGTGTTCTTTTACTGGGCTCCCAAAAAATACAGAAAACTGTTTTCCAGTCTCGTCAGTGAGGGCCTCAAAGGCTCCGGTGATTACGGCATCTTCGCCTTTGGAGCCTACAACGGTCAGACCGCCAACAAACCCGAGTTAAACAACAAAAAACATTTTGTCACCAGGCTTAGTTTGCCAATCAAAATTGGCAATCAGCTGATCGAGCCCGGCATTCAGGCGCACACGGGCCATTTTACCATTGCCTCTGACCAGCTCTCCTCAGGAGTAAAATCAGTGGTGAATAAAACATACAGCGATAGACGCGTGGCCGCCAGCTTTGTGTTGTACAGCAAACCCATCGGAATCTTGGCAGAATACAATTTTGGAGAGGGACCCCGTTTCAACAAGGAGACCGACTCCATCGAATTGAGTCGCCTCCACGGAGGATTTATCACGGTCAATTACATGATGCATCACAAAGGCCAAACGATTGTACCCTTTGTGCGTGCCCAGTATTATGACGGAGGTAAAAAACACGAGCGCGATGCA
This window of the Saprospiraceae bacterium genome carries:
- a CDS encoding porin, which codes for MRFLFCLSLTLSFVHFGSAQSANDSISKEVKPTPAPKWYESVSIRGYTQIRYNRFLETNPSLNCEQCDRSWGNNGGVFIRRLRMIIYGQIGKRVYYYFQPDFASSASSTGLHFGQVRDMYFDVGIDPNNEFRFRIGQSKVPFGFENLQSSQNRLPLDRADATNSAVANERDHGVFFYWAPKKYRKLFSSLVSEGLKGSGDYGIFAFGAYNGQTANKPELNNKKHFVTRLSLPIKIGNQLIEPGIQAHTGHFTIASDQLSSGVKSVVNKTYSDRRVAASFVLYSKPIGILAEYNFGEGPRFNKETDSIELSRLHGGFITVNYMMHHKGQTIVPFVRAQYYDGGKKHERDARAYLVKELEIGLEWQPFRQFELVAMYTLSSRRFEDFILQDNLQTGRLIRLQAQVNF